Proteins encoded by one window of Anopheles maculipalpis chromosome 2RL, idAnoMacuDA_375_x, whole genome shotgun sequence:
- the LOC126567217 gene encoding inactive ubiquitin carboxyl-terminal hydrolase MINDY-4B — MAKLKIVGGRPITMDEAIELRQTVFGSAASPPRGEWTRTGFTFGPANQEYPYGLRTPRNATRGMQSVLQAHIIKQFIFDNKPRDKSVPLEELLKPTEAEQALSLYTAMSDILWNIGEKTKAIVALPGEASHIPHSHVYFQDNVTEKLYFFEFTKLDDLQIFMKRYLPYFTENPGPGTLLYLYSAVLTRGMENMRNDLDAPKGAHLMGPHEEGSLNVITLLLTGRATPYLHNGVVYVGDEDHYAVPQFGILSRGAIGLLVWEGENEAMRSASRMPGSRLKTPATPVWVSCCCGHYGVLFNSNRELLRNYHAEKRFELHYYTCAGCYLSMTVDNRGQDEGGGDTGDQEGDRKRDDMVSTPLERLIHTKWMDAKITYHGALPASLNF, encoded by the exons ATGGCTAAACTGAAAATAGTCGGTGGACGGCCCATCACAATGGATGAAGCGATC GAACTACGACAAACGGTATTCGGATCGGCAGCGAGTCCTCCTCGTGGTGAATGGACACGCACTGGATTTACATTCGGTCCTGCAAACCAA GAATATCCGTACGGACTGCGTACTCCTCGCAACGCAACGAGAGGCATGCAATCCGTCCTGCAGGCACACATTATCAAACAGTTTATATTCGACAACAAGCCGCGTGACAAATCGGTCCCACTCGAGGAGCTGCTGAAACCAACCGAGGCAGAACAGGCCCTGTCCCTCTACACCGCCATGTCGGACATACTGTGGAACATTGGGGAAAAGACAAAAGCGATCGTAGCGTTACCGGGTGAGGCGTCCCACATACCGCATAGCCACGTTTACTTTCAGGACAATGTAACCGAGAAGCTGTACTTTTTCGAGTTCACCAAGCTGGACGATCTGCAGATATTTATGAAGCGATATTTACCCTAC TTTACAGAAAATCCTGGCCCCGGAACGCTGCTCTATCTGTACAGTGCTGTATTAACGCGTGGCATGGAGAACATGCGCAACGATCTAGACGCACCGAAAGGAGCACACCTGATGGGACCGCACGAGGAAGGTTCCCTCAACGTCATTACACTGCTGCTAACAGGGCGTGCAACGCCGTACCTGCACAATGGCGTCGTGTACGTTGGTGATGAGGATCACTAT GCCGTACCACAATTTGGAATTTTGAGCCGTGGAGCAATCGGTCTGCTCGTTTGGGAGGGAGAAAACGAAGCGATGCGCTCTGCATCCCGTATGCCCGGTTCACGGCTCAAAACTCCGGCCACACCGGTTTGGGttagctgctgctgtggcCATTACGGAGTACTGTTCAACTCCAACCGGGAGCTGCTGCGCAACTATCACGCCGAAAAGCGATTCGAGCTGCATTACTACACTTGCGCCGGTTGTTACCTTTCGATGACCGTCGATAACCGCGGACAGGACGAGGGTGGCGGTGATACCGGTGACCAGGAAGGTGACCGCAAGCGGGACGACATGGTCTCTACGCCGCTGGAAAGACTTATACACACGAAATGGATGGACGCCAAGATCACGTACCATGGCGCTCTGCCGGCCTCGTTGAACTTCTAA
- the LOC126558060 gene encoding putative Dol-P-Glc:Glc(2)Man(9)GlcNAc(2)-PP-Dol alpha-1,2-glucosyltransferase yields the protein MIKKLVPLVCLLGYSTISFVVFNKVYETTQLVIDEEFHLRQGDHYCHGRFQVWDPKITTFPGLYLVSALVLRPLDACSVYNLRLTSLIAAIVNAVLIFKLRQSFLNQKGSTTTLILETASLLLLPPLYFFSHLYYTDVISVTAVLLLLLASERRRHNWAALWGFCAVLMRQTNIVWVGFVCGSRAIDMLVARGKLQETLLSPKRVFAVVADIIDRFWAYAIVMVGFVVFLIFNGSIVIGDKSAHEAAVHFPQLLYFAVFFASFSASLVLPTMRTILRTVLRKWYVGLIVCAILGAIVHYNTIVHPYLLADNRHYTFYLWNRFFGRWWFARYLPLPVYMIAGLLLWKASMQYQSFGYKLMCTLAILASIALQQLIEVRYFILPFLVLRLLRKGGTSRGALVVELLLNIAINVVTFALFFHKEIVWKNYSNPQRIMW from the exons ATGATCAAAAAGTTAGTTCCATTAGTATGCCTGCTTGGCTATTCAACAATTTCATTCGTGGTGTTTAACAAAGTGTACGAAACGACACAGCTGGTAATCGATGAGGAGTTTCATCTGCGCCAAGGAGATCACTATTGTCATGGCCGGTTTCAAGTG TGGGATCCAAAAATTACAACATTCCCTGGGCTTTATCTGGTGTCCGCACTTGTGCTACGACCGCTCGATGCCTGTTCGGTGTATAACCTGCGGCTAACGTCCCTCATTGCGGCAATTGTTAATGCGGTGCTTATATTCAAATTAAGACAAAGCTTTCTAAATCAGAAAGGATCCACCACAACGCTGATACTGGAAACGGCTTCACTGTTGTTGCTCCCGCCGTTGTATTTCTTTTCCCATCTTTACTACACGGATGTGATTTCCGTGACGGCGgtgctactgttgctgctagCCAGCGAGCGACGACGGCACAATTGGGCCGCATTATGGGGCTTCTGTGCGGTGCTGATGCGACAAACCAACATCGTGTGGGTTGGATTTGTATGCGGCTCGCGAGCGATCGATATGCTGGTAGCTCGTGGAAAGTTACAAGAAACACTACTCTCACCAAAGCGAGTGTTTGCAGTTGTGGCGGATATAATCGATCGTTTCTGGGCGTACGCTATCGtaatggttggttttgtcgtttttctgatatttaatGGTTCTATAGTGATAGGCGATAAATCGGCACACGAAGCTGCCGTACATTTTCCTCAG TTGCTTTACTTTGCTGTGTTTTTCGCGTCATTCAGCGCTTCTTTGGTACTTCCGACAATGAGAACAATCCTGAGAACGGTATTACGTAAATGGTACGTTGGACTTATCGTTTGTGCAATTTTGGGCGCCATAGTACACTACAACACAATCGTGCATCCGTACCTATTGGCCGATAATAGACATTACACGTTCTATCTTTGGAATCGTTTCTTTGGCCGCTGGTGGTTCGCACGATACCTCCCATTGCCGGTGTACATGATCGCTGGATTGCTGCTGTGGAAGGCAAGCATGCAGTATCAATCGTTTGGATACAAATTAATGTGCACATTGGCCATATTGGCATCGATAGCTCTACAGCAGCTGATTGAAGTtaggtattttattttaccatttctTGTGCTGCGGTTATTGCGCAAAGGAGGGACTTCAAGAGGCGCTCTGGTGGTAGAATTGCTCCTCAACATTGCCATCAATGTAGTAACATTTGCGCTCTTCTTTCACAAGGAAATAGTATGGAAAAACTATTCTAACCCACAGCGTATAATGTGGTAA
- the LOC126567218 gene encoding uncharacterized protein LOC126567218, with product MFLATLTFIVLAISVALYVYVERFSKILKHSGKLGGPRAYPLIGNGLLFAGKTPAEFLQTVGRLIQQYGKCFRIWLGTQMLIVITEPKDIEVLLSSNKYIDKSIEYDFIRPWLGEGLLTSTGRKWHTHRKVITPTFHFKILEQFVEIFDQQSNTFVQVLGAHAKSGDTFDIFRPVTLCALDVICETAMGTKVNAQLNTESEYVQAVKDITNLVQIRLFNFLIRYEFFYFFSSNRRKQLEALKVLHGYTDSVIKSRRKELQSGNTNTVDINENDLGIKKKMAFLDMLLQSKIDGQPLTDLEIREEVDTFMFEGHDTTTSAISFLLQNLAKHPEIQQKVFDEVRNVVGDDRTRPVTIAMLNDMHYLDLVIKETLRLYPSVPMFGRKMMEDAEINGKVFPAGSNTIILPFFLGRNPEFFPNPEKFDPERFNVETSAEKTNPYQYVPFSAGPRNCIGQKFAVAEIKSLTSKVLRHYELLPPVGKYDETFIAELILRPEKGIYVRLKPRILFSLVVMVVQILLALLVVILTINYLLVRQNIKYGKNIPGPLPLPIVGCFYIYINLKPEDIIDFVSDLRNKYGNLFRVWIGNRLALFCTNVKYNETVLNSQKLIRKSELYKFLIPWLGDGLLLSTGQKWFNKRKILTPAFHFKILDQFIEVFHKQSSIMAERMRQEANGTLVNIYPYVTLAALDIICETAMGTSINAQTDADSAYVKAITELSLVLTGRFVKVWQRVDFLFNISADKRRQDRIIKVLHEFTTKIIQSRRRELMEQGGVGVDDDDPADIGTKRRMAFLDVLLQATIDGRPLTDREIQEEVDTFMFEGHDTTTIAISFTLLLLARHPVVQEKVYQEVVDIVGNDPHTPLSHRNLQEMKYLEMVIKESLRLYPPVPIIARRFTENVEFEGKTVPEGSNFNIGIMHMHRDPTLFPDPERFDPERFAPDRTMEQSSPYAYVPFSAGPRNCIGQKFAMLELKSTVSKVIRNFKLTSAGPEPKLTMQLTLKPRDGLYIGFVPRAQ from the exons ATGTTCCTGGCAACGTTAACGTTTATCGTGCTGGCCATTTCTGTGGCACTGTACGTGTACGTGGAAAGGTTTAGTAAAATCCTTAAGCACAGTGGGAAACTTGGAGGTCCCCGTGCTTATCCACTGATCGGTAATGGGTTGCTGTTTGCTGGCAAAACACCCGCAG aattTCTACAGACTGTAGGACGGCTTATTCAACAATATGGCAAATGTTTTCGTATATGGCTGGGAACGCAGATGCTGATCGTTATTACCGAACCGAAAGATATTGAG GTACTTTTAAGCAGCAACAAGTACATTGATAAATCCATCGAGTACGACTTCATTCGTCCGTGGTTGGGTGAAGGGTTGTTGACCAGTACCGGACGCAAGTGGCACACACACCGGAAGGTCATCACTCCAAcgtttcatttcaaaattctggAACAATTTGTGGAAATATTTGACCAGCAGAGTAACACGTTTGTGCAGGTCCTGGGAGCACATGCTAAGTCGGGCGATACGTTTGACATCTTTCGTCCGGTGACACTGTGTGCGTTGGATGTTATCTGCG AAACCGCAATGGGCACAAAGGTCAATGCTCAGCTGAACACTGAATCGGAGTATGTGCAGGCAGTAAAGGA TATAACAAATCTGGTACAGATTCGATTGTTCAACTTTCTTATTCGCTACGAatttttctacttcttttcGTCGAACCGGCGCAAGCAGCTGGAAGCACTGAAGGTGTTACATGGATATACAGATAGCGTTATCAAAAGCCGTAGGAAGGAGCTGCAGAGTGGGAACACTAACACTGTTGACATAAACGAGAATGACCTAGGCATTAAGAAGAAGATGGCGTTCCTGGACATGTTGCTGCAGTCGAAGATCGATGGGCAGCCGTTGACGGATCTTGAGATACGCGAGGAAGTGGACACGTTCATGTTCGAAGGGCACGACACCACAACTTCCGCCATCAGCTTTCTGCTGCAGAATCTGGCCAAGCATCCCGAAATCCAGCAGAAAGTGTTCGACGAGGTACGAAATGTCGTAGGAGATGATCGCACGCGTCCCGTTACGATAGCGATGCTGAACGATATGCATTACTTGGATCTGGTGATCAAGGAAACGCTTCGGCTGTACCCTTCGGTACCGATGTTTGGCCGTAAAATGATGGAAGATGCGGAAATAA ACGGAAAAGTGTTTCCTGCGGGTTCGAATACAATCAttcttccgtttttccttGGTCGTAATCCCGAATTCTTCCCGAACCCGGAAAAGTTTGATCCGGAGCGATTCAACGTGGAAACTTCCGCTGAAAAAACGAACCCTTACCAGTATGTGCCGTTCAGCGCTGGACCAAGAAATTGTATTGGACAAAAGTTTGCCGTGGCAGAGATTAAGAGCCTTACAAGCAAAGTGTTGCGACACTATGAGCTTTTGCCACCGGTTGGAAAGTATGATGAAACCTTTATTGCGGAGCTTATCTTGCGCCCCGAAAAGGGTATTTACGTACGACTGAAGCCAAGA ATTCTCTTCTctttggtggtgatggtggtacaGATTTTGCTTGCCCTGCTGGTGGTGATCCTCACGATCAATTATTTGCTGGTGCGTCAAAATATCAAGTATGGCAAAAACATTCCGGGACCGTTGCCGCTGCCGATAGTGGGCTGCTTCTACATCTACATTAATCTAAAGCCCGAAG ACATAATCGATTTCGTCTCAGACTTACGAAATAAGTATGGCAACCTGTTTCGCGTCTGGATCGGAAACCGGTTGGCACTGTTCTGCACCAACGTCAAGTACAACGAAACTGTACTGAACAGCCAGAAGCTGATACGAAAGAGCGAACTGTACAAATTCCTCATCCCCTGGCTTGGCGATGGGTTATTGCTGAGTACGGGCCAGAAATGGTTCAACAAGCGCAAGATCCTTACACCAGCTTTTCACTTCAAGATTCTGGATCAGTTtattgaggtgttccacaagcAGAGCAGCATCATGGCCGAACGGATGAGGCAGGAAGCGAATGGAACACTGGTCAACATTTACCCGTACGTGACACTGGCTGCGCTGGACATTATCTGTGAAACGGCCATGGGTACCTCGATCAATGCACAAACTGATGCCGATTCGGCGTACGTTAAAGCCATTACGGAGCTGAGTCTGGTGCTGACGGGACGATTCGTGAAGGTGTGGCAGCGAGTCGACTTTCTGTTTAATATATCCGCCGACAAGCGGCGACAGGATCGGATCATTAAGGTGTTGCACGAGTTCACCACGAAGATCATCCAATCCCGACGGCGGGAACTGATGGAGCAGGGTGGTGTTggggttgatgatgatgatccggCGGATATAGGCACGAAACGACGGATGGCATTTTTGGATGTACTGCTGCAAGCTACGATTGATGGACGTCCGCTAACGGATAGAGAAATTCAGGAAGAAGTGGATACTTTCATGTTTGAGGGTCACGATACGACAACGATCGCTATCTCGTTcaccctgctgctgcttgcccgTCATCCGGTTGTACAGGAAAAAGTGTACCAAGAAGTTGTAGATATAGTGGGCAACGATCCGCACACACCGCTTAGCCATCGAAATCTGCAGGAGATGAAGTATCTGGAGATGGTGATCAAAGAATCCCTGCGACTGTACCCACCGGTACCGATCATTGCACGTCGTTTCACCGAGAACGTTGAGTTTG AAGGAAAAACAGTTCCGGAAGGATCTAATTTTAACATCGGTATTATGCACATGCACCGAGATCCTACCTTGTTTCCCGACCCGGAACGCTTCGATCCTGAACGGTTTGCACCAGATCGAACGATGGAACAGTCGAGCCCGTACGCTTACGTACCGTTCAGTGCAGGTCCTCGTAATTGTATAG gcCAAAAATTTGCAATGTTAGAGCTGAAAAGTACTGTGTCGAAGGTTATTCGTAACTTTAAGCTAACTTCAGCTGGTCCGGAACCAAAGCTAACAATGCAGTTGACGCTGAAGCCAAGGGACGGGCTGTACATTGGATTCGTTCCACGTGCGCAGTGA
- the LOC126559721 gene encoding LOW QUALITY PROTEIN: cytochrome P450 4d1-like (The sequence of the model RefSeq protein was modified relative to this genomic sequence to represent the inferred CDS: substituted 1 base at 1 genomic stop codon) has protein sequence MLAIVASGVALLVSIAIWWTVANFGSALRYAGKLGGPVAYPLVGNGLLFINKTPAEFLQLLGRLIAQYGKCLRVWLGTQLIVLVTDPKDIEVLLSSPKYIDKSSEYEFIRPWLGEGLLVSRGRKWQTRRKIITPTFHFKILEQFVEIFDQQGHTFVDILRLFAKSGETFDVFPLVTLCALDVICESAMGTKVNAQINSESQYVKAVKEITNLIQLRIYDFVIRYEFFFRLSANRRRQRKALAILHGYTDSVIRARRQELNETLATNKTGDHANGVHDEDSIGLKKRMAFLDMLLQATIDGRPLTDLEIREEVDTFMFEGHDTTTSAISFLLLSLAKNSDVQQKAFNEVRNVVGDDRKQPVTMTMLNDMHYLDLVIKETLRLYPSVPMFGRKMMQNTEINGKIFPAGSNVIMFPFFLGRDADYFPNPEKFDPERFNVETSAEKTNPYQYVPFSAGPRNCIGQKFAVAELKSLVSKVLRNFEILPAEEPFEETFIAELILPSSVMCMLVDLRIXIIIRCNRCCVFAEFLRIIGVLLKQYGDCFRVWLGTQLAIVVLDPKDIEVLLSSPKFIDKSTEYDFIRPWLGEGLLTSRGRKWHTHRKVITPTFHFKILEQFVEIFDHQSTIFIKMLQPFAESGKSFDIFPQVTLCALDVICESAMGTKVNAQLNSTSDYVLAVKEITNLIQLRFYDFLIRYDFFFRLSANSRKQKKVLKVLHSYTDSVIKGRRQQLEANASNGAMEDTSDHDLGIKKRMAFLDMLLQSTVDGRPLTDLEIREEVDTFMFEGHDTTTSAISFLLLSLAKNPDVQQKVFEEVRNVVGDDRTRPVTMAMLNDMSYLDLVIKETLRLYPSVPMIGRKMLQTTEINGKILPAGANLIIMPFFLGRDARYFPDPERFDPERFNVERSAEKANPYQYIPFSAGPRNCIGQKFAVAELKSLVSKVLRHYEILPSTEKQDESFIAELILRPEHGVFVCLKPRDY, from the exons GTCCTCCTGAGCAGTCCCAAGTACATCGATAAATCCAGCGAGTATGAATTTATCCGCCCATGGCTAGGCGAAGGATTGTTGGTAAGCCGCGGCCGAAAGTGGCAAACGCGGCGAAAGATCATCACCCCTACGTTTCACTTTAAAATTCTGGAACAGTTTGTCGAAATATTTGATCAGCAGGGCCACACATTCGTCGATATACTGCGACTGTTTGCCAAATCGGGTGAAACGTTCGATGTGTTCCCGCTGGTAACACTGTGCGCTCTGGATGTAATATGTG AATCGGCAATGGGAACCAAAGTGAATGCACAAATCAACTCCGAGTCGCAGTACGTGAAGGCGGTTAAAGA GATTACCAACCTTATACAGCTCCGCATCTACGACTTTGTAATAAGGTACGAGTTCTTCTTCCGTCTTTCTGCCAACCGGCGAAGGCAACGAAAAGCACTGGCCATCCTTCACGGGTACACCGATAGCGTGATACGAGCAAGACGTCAGGAACTGAACGAAACGCTAGCCACCAACAAGACAGGCGATCACGCAAACGGTGTGCACGATGAGGATTCGATAGGGTTAAAGAAGCGTATGGCATTTTTGGACATGTTGCTACAAGCGACGATCGATGGACGTCCGCTGACCGATCTTGAGATACGCGAGGAAGTGGACACGTTCATGTTCGAAGGACACGATACGACGACATCCGCAATCAGCTTTTTGTTGCTTAGTTTGGCAAAAAATTCCGACGTACAGCAGAAAGCGTTCAACGAGGTACGGAACGTGGTGGGAGACGATCGCAAGCAACCCGTTACGATGACGATGCTGAACGATATGCACTATCTGGATTTGGTGATCAAGGAAACGCTTCGGCTGTACCCTTCGGTACCGatgtttggaaggaaaatgatgCAGAACACCGAAATCA ATGGTAAAATATTCCCAGCAGGCAGCAATGTGATAATGTTTCCCTTCTTCCTTGGCCGTGATGCCGATTACTTCCCGAACCCGGAAAAGTTTGATCCGGAGCGGTTCAACGTGGAAACGTCGGCCGAAAAGACAAACCCCTATCAGTATGTACCGTTCAGTGCTGGGCCACGAAACTGCATCGGACAGAAGTTTGCAGTGGCGGAATTGAAGAGCCTGGTGAGCAAAGTGTTGCGAAACTTTGAGATACTACCAGCGGAAGAACCATTTGAGGAGACGTTTATTGCGGAGCTTATCTTGC CCTCAAGTGTAATGTGTATGCTCGTGGATCTGCGAATCTGAATCATTATTCGGTGCAATCGTTGTTGTGTATTTGCAGAATTTCTGCGGATCATCGGTGTACTGCTGAAGCAGTATGGTGACTGTTTTCGCGTTTGGCTCGGTACCCAGTTGGCGATCGTAGTGCTCGATCCAAAGGATATCGAG GTGTTGTTGAGCAGTCCCAAGTTTATCGACAAATCCACTGAGTACGACTTCATCCGGCCATGGCTGGGAGAGGGATTGCTTACAAGTCGTGGACGTAAATGGCACACGCACCGAAAGGTGATCACTCCAACGTTTCACTTCAAGATTTTGGAACAGTTTGTGGAGATATTCGATCATCAGAGTACAATCTTCATCAAGATGCTGCAACCATTTGCCGAATCGGGAAAGTCTTTCGACATTTTCCCACAGGTGACACTGTGCGCGTTGGATGTAATTTGTG AGTCAGCCATGGGAACGAAAGTGAACGCACAGCTCAATTCCACGTCAGACTATGTGCTAGCAGTGAAAGA GatcacaaatctcatacaGCTGAGATTTTACGACTTTCTGATACGGTACGATTTTTTCTTCCGCCTGTCCGCAAACAGTCGCAAGCAAAAGAAGGTGCTAAAGGTTCTGCACAGCTACACGGACAGTGTGATCAAAGGACGGCGTCAGCAGCTTGAAGCGAACGCATCCAACGGCGCAATGGAAGACACAAGCGATCATGATCTTGGCATCAAGAAGCGTATGGCTTTTCTCGACATGTTGCTTCAATCGACGGTCGATGGACGTCCTCTGACGGATCTCGAAATACGCGAGGAAGTGGATACGTTCATGTTCGAGGGACACGATACGACGACATCCGCCATCAGCTTTCTGTTGCTTAGTTTGGCGAAAAATCCCGACGTACAGCAGAAAGTGTTTGAGGAGGTACGGAACGTGGTGGGAGACGATCGTACGCGTCCCGTTACGATGGCAATGCTGAATGACATGAGCTATCTGGATTTGGTGATCAAGGAAACGCTTCGTTTGTATCCTTCGGTACCAAtgattggaaggaaaatgctACAAACAACCGAAATCA ACGGTAAGATCCTACCAGCCGGAGCAAACTTGATTATTATGCCGTTCTTCCTTGGACGTGACGCGCGCTACTTCCCCGATCCGGAACGATTCGATCCGGAGCGATTTAATGTGGAACGGTCAGCGGAAAAGGCTAACCCCTACCAGTACATCCCGTTCAGTGCTGGGCCACGGAACTGCATCGGGCAGAAGTTTGCAGTGGCGGAATTGAAGAGCCTGGTGAGCAAAGTGCTGCGTCATTACGAAATTCTACCGTCGACCGAAAAGCAGGACGAATCGTTCATTGCGGAACTAATATTACGGCCGGAGCATGGTGTGTTCGTTTGCCTGAAGCCAAGAGATTATTAA